The genomic segment CGACTTCCGGTGTCGCGATCAGTTGAATTACTTACTATCGCACGTCCGTTCGATTTCATCGATTTGTCGTATCTCTCGATATGACTCGATTTCTGCCCGCTAATTGATTACACGTTCCTTGTTACATAGCTACTGGGAGCCGAAATCGAATGTTCCTGAGCGGAAAGCGAGTCCTGCGACAAAACAGAAGAACACGATCCGCGAAATGAGCGTTGAACGTCGCCAACGGTCACCGTCGACGTCTCCGGAGCGAAAACAACTGCAACGACAAGGTCGATAACTAATCCCGCGCGTGAGAATCACCAGACTTGACGGGTTTCCAACTTGTCTCacctttctgtctctctctttttcattcgTTAGCAAAGTCAACGATCGAGATTTACAGGCCACCGGCGGCTAGGAGAGCCAGCAATTGTTCCCAAACTAGTGGCACCCAGATACGATCAACCGTGGATTCTTATTCCTCGTCAATCAGGTGAGGCATAGGCACCTATGGTACCAAGGTCATTCACGCTAGCCTGTCTCGCGAAAACGTTACTTACATACTACATATAATACAACGTATATTTCTATCTAGGCACGTACGGCAAAGGCGGCCTGATCGAGCAGTTTATGTACCTAGACACAGGAGAAGTTTGGAAAGTGAAGAAAAGAGGCCGCAAAATGGGAAAACTTGTACAAGCCAGGCGACGTTGAACGTGGACGATGCAAGTACGAATAATAATTCGAAACTGCGAGACGCGCGTTGCGGTTCAGAAAATATGGATGGCTCGGATCTTCAAGCGTCACAGAGTCGTGACACAGTCACGACCGAGACAATCGAGGCGCGTGATCAAGCTTCACGAGCGAGCGTCCCGAAGAACGTAATCTCCGATTCTGAGGAAACGTGCAGCGATACCGAGAGTACGCGAGATCTATCGGCAAAACCgaaagagatgaaaaatgtatcaatTTTATCGGTGGCAGAAAAAGAAGCGGTCGCGCTCGACGATCGTAACGAAAATGAAACGAACGACTCGCCGATGGAACGTAACGGACGTCCGGTCCAACAGGATTTAACGTCCGATGTTTTGGTAATATCCGATACCGTTGAAAAGAAATCGAAACGGGCCGAACGAGCCCCCGCGGTTCTCGGAGCGGTAACACCATCCGAAAGAAAAGTCAAAAAGATCGAGAGGCAAAAGAGTAAACCAGCCCCGCCACCTTCTCCGcgtttgaaaataaatagagaCGAATGCGATTGGGACAGCCTGTTCGACGACAACGGTGACTGTCTGGATCCAACGTTGATAGAAGAGGTCGGTATCGCGCACAGCGCTTCATAATATTTCCGTCTACTTGGATTAATCCGCTTCCAGTTTGCGATAATCTTTCGCCTTTTTTTCTAGCTGACATCAGCGGTGGGAGAAGTAACGATAGAAGAACCAAAGAACGATTACAAGGCGTACAGCAAGCAGATTGAAGTGTCCAGCGACGAATTCGCACACGTCGtagaaatttacaattttcccTCCGAGTTCAAAACTAGCGATTTGGCCGCTGCTTTCAGCTCTTTCAAAAATGGCGGTTTCGAGCTGAAATGGGTGGACGATACTCACTGTTTGGGAGTTTTCAGCAGTCCTCTCGTTGGTACGGTTATTTCTCATTACGAGATCGGGATACTCGTCCCTCGAGTTGAAAGCGAATCTCACTTTGGCCGCTAAATCCGCTATTGTCCATTAACAGTTGATTGCATTCCTTCGTTTCTCTTCGTCTTTTTAAGCTGCCGAGGTCTTGGCGTCGGATCATCCGTTCGTGAAAACGAGACCACTCAGCGAAGCTACCGCCTTGAGTAAAACCAAGGCTCGAAAAAGCGCAGAGTTTCTGCAACCATACAGAAATCGTCCCGAAACATGCGCCGCCTTGGCCAGAAGATTGGTGACGGGTGCACTGGGCGTAAAGCTCGCTACGGCTAAACAAGAGCGTGAACACGAGAAGAATATACTGCGCGAGGCAAAAGGTATTGTCGTGGCGTAATACGGAAGACTCGATCACAGCTGTGAACGTATGACGGATACGTCTTGTGTGTTTTTCCATGTTACAGAAAAGAGACGATTAGCCAACAAACAACGAGAGGATGTCTGGGAAGGCATAATACCTACCAAGTAGCACGTCCACCAACACGCAGGAGCGTTCGTATGACGCACACTCGTGGCTCGCGCGTAACGATACTCTCGCATTAGCGTTGAAATCAGCCGCGGGGACATTGACGTCTCGTCGTAAATGTTTGTGCCTTACTCCATCTGTCCCTTACATTGACGAGTGAGACATTCACcgtacgcacacgcacacgcacacgcacacgcacacgcaccgTACAGACACGTACTTTTCGCAAATTTGCTAAAATTGCTCAGTTTGTTGGAGAAAATCTGAACTAAATTGATATCAAGAAGATGAGTTTGACATGTGAAATTACGATTGATAAACGTATCGATGATTTAGTCATCTTTCCAAGACTGGTGAGGCAATatcgtgtgtgtgcgcgcgcaatCTTTTCAACTATGATACGACTgtcgttataaatttatatgcaacAACAAACAATGATGCATAGTACTTTTGATTGCGAGACAATAAGTTGAATTGCCACGAGAGAGAGCATCGAGGCATTAAAGTTGTACCGTagcgtgaaatattttagtttcgACTCGTGCTACTcgagtgtgtgcgcgcgcaatCTTTTCAACTATGATACGACTgtcgttataaatttatatgcaacAACAAACGATGATGCATAGTACTTTTGATTGCGAGACAATAAGTTGAATTGCCACGAGAGAGAGCATCGAGGCATTAAAGTTGTACCGTagcgtgaaatattttagtttcgACTCGTGCTACTcgagtgtgtgcgcgcgcaatCTTTTCAACTATGATACGACTgtcgttataaatttatatgcaacAACAATGATGCATAGTACTTTTGATTGCGAGACAATAAGTTGAATTGCCACGAGAGAGAGCATCGAGGCATTAAAGTTGTACCGTagcgtgaaatattttagtttcgACTCGTGCTACTcgagtgtgtgcgcgcgcaatCTTTTCAACTATGATACGACTgtcgttataaatttatatgcaacAACAATGATGCATAGTACTTTTGATTGCGAGACAATAAGTTGAATTGCCACGAGAGAGAGCATCGAGGCATTAAAGTTGTACCGTagcgtgaaatattttagtttcgACTCGTGCTACTcgagtgtgtgcgcgcgcaatCTTTTCAACTATGATACGACTgtcgttataaatttatatgcaacAACAATGATGCATAGTACTTTTGATTGCGAGACAATAAGTTGAATTGCCACGAGAGAGAGCATCGAGGCATTAAAGTTGTACCGTagcgtgaaatattttagtttcgACTCGTGCTACTcgagtgtgtgcgcgcgcaatCTTTTCAACTATGATACGACTgtcgttataaatttatatgcaacAACAAACAATGATGCATAGTACTTTTGATTGCGAGACAATAAGTTGAATTGCCACGAGAGAGAGCATCGAGGCATTAAAGTTGTACCGTagcgtgaaatattttagtttcgACTCGTGCTACTcgagtgtgtgcgcgcgcaatCTTTTCAACTATGATACGACTgtcgttataaatttatatgcaacAACAATGATGCATAGTACTTTTGATTGCGAGACAATAAGTTGAATTGCCACGAGAGAGAGCATCGAGGCATTAAAGTTGTACCGTagcgtgaaatattttagtttcgACTCGTGCTACTcgagtgtgtgcgcgcgcaatCTTTTCAACTATGATACGACTgtcgttataaatttatatgcaacAACAATGATGCATAGTACTTTTGATTGCGAGACAATAAGTTGAATTGCCACGAGAGAGAGCATCGAGGCATTAAAGTTGTACCGTagcgtgaaatattttagtttcgACTCGTGCTACTcgagtgtgtgcgcgcgcaatCTTTTCAACTATGATACGACTgtcgttataaatttatatgcaacAACAATGATGCATAGTACTTTTGATTGCGAGACAATAAGTTGAATTGCCACGAGAGAGAGCATCGAGGCATTAAAGTTGTACCGTagcgtgaaatattttagtttcgACTCGTGCTACTcgagtgtgtgcgcgcgcaatCTTTTCAACTATGATACGACTgtcgttataaatttatatgcaacAACAATGATGCATAGTACTTTTGATTGCGAGACAATAAGTTGAATTGCCACGAGAGAGAGCATCGAGGCATTAAAGTTGTACCGTagcgtgaaatattttagtttcgACTCGTGCTACTcgagtgtgtgcgcgcgcaatCTTTTCAACTATGATACGACTgtcgttataaatttatatgcaacAACAATGATGCATAGTACTTTTGATTGCGAGACAATAAGTTGAATTGCCACGAGAGAGAGCATCGAGGCATTAAAGTTGTACCGTagcgtgaaatattttagtttcgACTCGTGCTACTcgagtgtgtgcgcgcgcaatCTTTTCAACTATGATACGACTgtcgttataaatttatatgcaacAACAATGATGCATAGTACTTTTGATTGCGAGACAATAAGTTGAATTGCCACGAGAGAGAGCATCGAGGCATTAAAGTTGTACCGTagcgtgaaatattttagtttcgACTCGTGCTACTcgagtgtgtgcgcgcgcaatCTTTTCAACTATGATACGACTgtcgttataaatttatatgcaacAACAAACGATGATGCATAGTACTTTTGATTGCGAGACAATAAGTTGAATTGCCACGAGAGAGAGCATCGAGGCATTAAAGTTGTACCGTagcgtgaaatattttagtttcgACTCGTGCTACTcgagtgtgtgcgcgcgcaatCTTTTCAACTATGATACGACTgtcgttataaatttatatgcaacAACAAACAATGATGCATAGTACTTTTGATTGCGAGACAATAAGTTGAATTGCCACGAGAGAGAGCATCGAGGCATTAAAGTTGTACCGTagcgtgaaatattttagtttcgACTCGTGCTACTcgagtgtgcgcgcgcgtatactcTTGTCAAGTacacacatatttatatacgtaAGCGTTACAAATGAACGCACAATCACATTATCTATTGATTAGTTAACAATTGCCGAACATAACGACAAcagattgtatttttttatacagttgttaacgtgaaataaaaatgcatattgCCT from the Ooceraea biroi isolate clonal line C1 chromosome 13, Obir_v5.4, whole genome shotgun sequence genome contains:
- the LOC105286356 gene encoding R3H and coiled-coil domain-containing protein 1 isoform X1, with translation MSSRDSLYSEDVEYDVTIFARYKTRKRVLVFPPVNSYRRYIIHQLVQERFPDLLRTFSIGQGSARRTVVCYKSDLRSYWEPKSNVPERKASPATKQKNTIREMSVERRQRSPSTSPERKQLQRQAKSTIEIYRPPAARRASNCSQTSGTQIRSTVDSYSSSIRHVRQRRPDRAVYVPRHRRSLESEEKRPQNGKTCTSQATLNVDDASTNNNSKLRDARCGSENMDGSDLQASQSRDTVTTETIEARDQASRASVPKNVISDSEETCSDTESTRDLSAKPKEMKNVSILSVAEKEAVALDDRNENETNDSPMERNGRPVQQDLTSDVLVISDTVEKKSKRAERAPAVLGAVTPSERKVKKIERQKSKPAPPPSPRLKINRDECDWDSLFDDNGDCLDPTLIEELTSAVGEVTIEEPKNDYKAYSKQIEVSSDEFAHVVEIYNFPSEFKTSDLAAAFSSFKNGGFELKWVDDTHCLGVFSSPLVAAEVLASDHPFVKTRPLSEATALSKTKARKSAEFLQPYRNRPETCAALARRLVTGALGVKLATAKQEREHEKNILREAKEKRRLANKQREDVWEGIIPTK
- the LOC105286356 gene encoding R3H and coiled-coil domain-containing protein 1 isoform X2, whose product is MSSRDSLYSEDVEYDVTIFARYKTRKSYWEPKSNVPERKASPATKQKNTIREMSVERRQRSPSTSPERKQLQRQAKSTIEIYRPPAARRASNCSQTSGTQIRSTVDSYSSSIRHVRQRRPDRAVYVPRHRRSLESEEKRPQNGKTCTSQATLNVDDASTNNNSKLRDARCGSENMDGSDLQASQSRDTVTTETIEARDQASRASVPKNVISDSEETCSDTESTRDLSAKPKEMKNVSILSVAEKEAVALDDRNENETNDSPMERNGRPVQQDLTSDVLVISDTVEKKSKRAERAPAVLGAVTPSERKVKKIERQKSKPAPPPSPRLKINRDECDWDSLFDDNGDCLDPTLIEELTSAVGEVTIEEPKNDYKAYSKQIEVSSDEFAHVVEIYNFPSEFKTSDLAAAFSSFKNGGFELKWVDDTHCLGVFSSPLVAAEVLASDHPFVKTRPLSEATALSKTKARKSAEFLQPYRNRPETCAALARRLVTGALGVKLATAKQEREHEKNILREAKEKRRLANKQREDVWEGIIPTK